A stretch of the Chlamydia pecorum E58 genome encodes the following:
- a CDS encoding MFS transporter — translation MNVSIRKKSFRALVITHFLTIINDNLYKFLLVFFLLEGKTLAENAKVLSFVSFFFALPFLLLAPLAGSLADRYQKRNIILVTRVIEIFCTVFGAYFFYVQSVFGGYVVLIFMACHTAIFGPAKMGILPEMLPLDQLSKANGIMTAATYTGSILGSCFAPLLVDFMHHFEVNNYVWPAMLGVISSIISTGIAFRIRSSNIKNRHQKIVCVNFKDLWQILKDTRQVHYLTVSIVLVAFFLLVGAYTQVEIISFVEFTLNYPKHYGGYLFPLVALGVGCGSYITGWISGKDIKLGYTPLAAIGISLVFMGLAVSAVSLVFVMMFLLLLGFLGGIYQVPLHAYVQYASPEHKRGQILAANNFLDFFGVLVAAVIVRVLGCGLRLSPEKSFFFMGWLVLFVGVWTLWIWKEHLYRLLLATVLRKQLGSFLKLPSSLQPECYFTEARSYQEVRRILALFPKTMRCMVFVLDQKLQPGWTTRLISYCVPTAISPTKNPKTSSQKAWEITQAEYIQTALQKLPSLCVICLGSPESSQEFISTLSMQGMELKHIELAQNETKRKKKYFLSLKSS, via the coding sequence ATGAATGTTTCTATTCGCAAAAAATCGTTTCGCGCTTTGGTAATAACTCACTTTCTGACGATTATAAACGATAATTTATATAAGTTTTTGTTGGTCTTCTTTCTTTTGGAAGGGAAAACCCTGGCAGAGAATGCTAAAGTTTTATCTTTTGTGAGTTTTTTCTTTGCCCTTCCTTTTCTTCTCCTTGCTCCTCTAGCTGGAAGTTTAGCAGATCGCTATCAGAAGCGAAACATTATCTTAGTTACTCGAGTTATTGAAATATTTTGTACGGTTTTTGGGGCATATTTCTTTTATGTGCAGTCTGTATTTGGGGGGTATGTTGTTCTTATTTTTATGGCGTGTCATACCGCCATTTTTGGCCCAGCAAAAATGGGAATCCTTCCAGAAATGCTTCCCTTAGACCAGCTTTCTAAAGCAAATGGAATTATGACTGCAGCTACTTATACAGGAAGTATTTTAGGATCGTGCTTTGCGCCTCTCTTAGTCGATTTTATGCATCATTTTGAAGTAAATAATTATGTTTGGCCTGCAATGCTTGGTGTGATTTCTTCCATAATTAGCACAGGCATCGCCTTTCGCATTCGCTCTAGCAACATAAAAAATCGCCATCAGAAAATCGTCTGTGTGAATTTTAAAGACCTTTGGCAAATTTTGAAAGATACCCGACAGGTGCATTATTTAACCGTATCGATTGTGCTTGTGGCATTTTTCCTTCTTGTTGGTGCATATACACAAGTAGAAATCATTTCTTTTGTAGAGTTTACTTTGAACTACCCTAAGCATTATGGGGGATATCTGTTTCCTCTTGTTGCCTTGGGGGTGGGCTGTGGCTCCTATATTACAGGATGGATCTCAGGAAAGGATATCAAGTTGGGGTATACTCCTCTTGCTGCTATAGGGATTTCTCTCGTGTTTATGGGCTTGGCTGTGTCAGCAGTTTCTTTAGTCTTTGTGATGATGTTTTTGTTGCTTTTAGGGTTTCTAGGGGGGATTTACCAGGTCCCTCTACATGCTTATGTGCAGTATGCCAGTCCCGAACACAAGCGAGGTCAGATTCTTGCAGCAAATAATTTCTTAGATTTTTTTGGGGTTCTTGTTGCTGCTGTGATTGTAAGGGTTTTGGGATGTGGGTTGAGGCTGTCTCCAGAGAAAAGTTTTTTCTTTATGGGATGGCTGGTGCTTTTTGTTGGCGTGTGGACGTTATGGATATGGAAAGAGCATTTATATCGTCTATTACTAGCAACAGTGTTAAGGAAGCAGCTCGGAAGTTTTTTAAAGCTTCCAAGCTCTTTGCAACCCGAGTGTTATTTCACAGAAGCTCGTAGTTATCAAGAAGTCCGGCGTATACTCGCTTTATTTCCTAAGACCATGCGGTGCATGGTATTTGTCTTAGATCAAAAATTACAGCCCGGATGGACTACAAGGTTGATTTCATACTGTGTTCCTACAGCAATTTCTCCAACAAAAAATCCAAAAACATCCTCTCAAAAAGCCTGGGAAATTACACAAGCAGAATATATCCAGACAGCACTACAAAAGCTTCCTAGTCTATGTGTGATTTGCTTAGGTTCTCCTGAAAGTTCTCAGGAGTTTATCTCTACTTTATCCATGCAAGGAATGGAATTGAAACATATAGAACTGGCCCAAAATGAAACGAAAAGGAAAAAGAAATACTTTTTATCTTTAAAAAGTTCTTAA
- a CDS encoding exodeoxyribonuclease V subunit gamma, whose protein sequence is MNATKHCQAIFSNSPKHLLAKLAEDISSSNQQPFTKRWILVANTTTGHWVRKELVNASSDHIFMGSTIVSSTDAVVKHLFSSICQRDPSLPDYTTLPLLIHEALINKDLQEVHNFPQMFLSPTYSMAKQLSSTFKKFFTFSQLPSGEAHLYHKLFSYLEGLFSSYKELFPKILSGLRSQPQNQSLHIFGCSSLPKHLTNFFIDLGEFFPVHFYCFSPCKEYFGDALSDKAIDFLWRTLPEHKNTTAWEQYILADRQALLANLSHKSSISQNFFLDRDIDSLEMFLPIEGNSSLHQVQDAILHLQPLSPEELTESQQTLFVYHAHSHIREVQEVFLKIAVLLKQGVSPEEICIASSHIETYTVYLQAVFQPHIPLYFTQPPSHYGKLLKEKLLLLSSLLTQRNLQCLLQILIHPDLPHPIEPEKIPLIVRSLTKAWATLSSKNHNKKFHTLADLILDAYPFQEEFGKISLFDIWETTLPLIYHIQDFLNLYIDTDTLSYQQHFENIFSFLETAFSLSTEELSLITSLKHSLFPKFSSLSCPFSFFIDFCLDFLSRFLSSSPLYDKPGPFVGRLSELSLIPKHYTFILGANKNVSSLNPIEFSKATAHEELAFSSSEDEENFHFLQFLISTKKELHISYLSSPDSPALPSAFLKHIQDTLKLPSIAIPAKPYTPVAFFQPTQRHISQAYHYNLAKAFCAPKRPFPPLFGFSKESPKLPHHLSLAQLVWGITSPLDLFLKTHFHLNPRPPKLLGVHPKLSPTKHNISRFWEEICLEKESSPMHNLSPFLESVFSQYQKQTQLWFHNIQNSQDLPYTAVLSHALFQNLPSKSVLLPPVTLELEQHPLHIHGKIPGVFSHGLYLCAIDPNTIVKNSPKLPDTLHELKELLERYLSSALLQISGQLPYPSHIRKLYSFHAYEELPLPFSDPQDYLRNAIDVYHTMCSTPIPLLSAACWKLLNNPEKLQKEIQRTIEEDAQTPIFSLFWNFHHRDIPQELLNLDEHVRLKILSLQGQHGSF, encoded by the coding sequence ATGAATGCGACCAAACACTGTCAGGCAATTTTTAGCAACTCCCCAAAACACCTTTTAGCGAAGCTTGCAGAGGATATTTCCTCCTCAAACCAACAACCTTTCACAAAACGATGGATTCTTGTTGCAAATACAACGACGGGACACTGGGTTCGTAAAGAACTCGTCAATGCTTCGTCTGACCATATCTTCATGGGGTCAACTATTGTCTCCTCTACAGACGCCGTTGTCAAACATTTATTTTCCAGCATCTGTCAAAGAGATCCTTCTCTGCCAGATTATACCACACTTCCCCTATTGATTCACGAAGCTCTTATAAATAAAGATCTTCAAGAGGTTCATAATTTCCCCCAGATGTTTCTCTCTCCCACTTACAGCATGGCAAAACAACTGAGCTCCACATTTAAAAAATTCTTCACATTTTCCCAGCTCCCCTCTGGAGAGGCACATCTTTATCATAAGCTTTTTTCTTATCTGGAAGGGCTATTTTCCTCTTATAAAGAACTTTTTCCAAAAATTCTTTCAGGTCTTCGTTCTCAACCGCAAAATCAATCTTTGCATATTTTCGGGTGTTCTTCTCTTCCTAAGCACCTCACAAATTTCTTTATAGATTTGGGGGAATTTTTCCCTGTGCATTTTTATTGTTTTTCTCCCTGCAAAGAATACTTTGGAGATGCCTTATCAGATAAAGCTATAGATTTCCTCTGGAGAACGCTCCCTGAGCATAAAAATACAACGGCCTGGGAACAATACATATTAGCGGATAGACAAGCCCTTTTAGCAAATCTTTCTCATAAATCTTCTATCTCTCAAAATTTTTTCTTAGATCGAGATATAGACTCTTTAGAAATGTTTCTTCCTATAGAGGGAAATTCCTCCTTACATCAGGTGCAGGACGCGATTCTTCATCTTCAACCACTCTCTCCTGAAGAACTGACAGAATCACAACAAACTCTCTTTGTTTATCATGCACACTCCCATATCCGTGAAGTTCAAGAAGTTTTTCTTAAGATCGCTGTTCTTTTAAAACAAGGGGTTTCTCCTGAAGAGATTTGTATTGCCTCTTCGCATATAGAAACATACACAGTGTATCTCCAAGCTGTTTTCCAGCCGCATATTCCTCTATACTTTACTCAACCTCCTTCTCACTATGGAAAGTTGCTAAAAGAAAAACTTTTGCTTTTATCTTCTCTTCTCACGCAAAGAAACTTACAATGTCTCTTACAGATACTGATCCATCCTGACCTCCCTCACCCCATAGAGCCAGAAAAAATCCCTCTTATAGTACGCAGCCTAACCAAAGCCTGGGCAACCCTATCCTCTAAAAACCACAACAAAAAATTCCACACCCTTGCCGATCTTATCCTGGACGCTTATCCCTTCCAAGAAGAGTTCGGGAAAATAAGTCTTTTCGACATCTGGGAAACCACGCTGCCTTTAATTTACCATATCCAAGATTTCTTAAATCTTTACATAGATACAGACACCCTCTCTTATCAGCAGCATTTTGAAAACATCTTTTCATTTTTAGAAACTGCTTTTTCTTTATCTACAGAAGAGCTCTCTTTGATTACCTCTTTGAAACACAGCCTTTTTCCAAAGTTTTCCTCGCTGTCTTGTCCTTTCTCCTTTTTTATTGATTTCTGTTTAGATTTTCTTTCTCGTTTTCTTAGCAGCAGCCCTCTTTATGATAAGCCCGGCCCTTTTGTAGGAAGACTATCTGAACTCAGCTTAATCCCTAAACACTACACCTTTATCTTAGGCGCAAACAAAAACGTCTCCTCTCTCAACCCTATTGAATTTTCAAAAGCTACAGCACATGAGGAACTTGCTTTTTCTTCATCAGAAGACGAAGAAAACTTCCACTTTTTACAATTCCTCATTTCTACAAAAAAAGAACTGCACATTAGCTACCTCTCTTCTCCTGACTCCCCCGCCTTACCTAGCGCTTTCCTTAAGCACATACAGGACACTCTTAAGCTTCCTTCCATAGCGATACCAGCAAAGCCTTATACCCCTGTCGCCTTCTTCCAACCAACACAAAGACATATCTCTCAAGCTTACCACTACAACCTCGCCAAAGCCTTTTGCGCCCCTAAACGTCCTTTTCCTCCGCTTTTTGGCTTCTCTAAAGAATCTCCTAAGTTGCCCCACCACCTCTCCTTAGCTCAACTCGTTTGGGGAATTACCTCACCTTTAGATCTCTTTTTAAAGACTCATTTTCATCTTAACCCACGTCCTCCTAAGCTCCTTGGAGTCCATCCTAAACTCTCTCCAACAAAACATAATATCTCACGTTTCTGGGAAGAAATATGCTTAGAAAAAGAAAGTTCTCCCATGCATAACCTCTCTCCTTTTTTAGAAAGTGTATTTTCTCAATACCAAAAGCAAACTCAGCTATGGTTCCACAATATCCAAAACTCTCAAGATCTTCCTTACACTGCAGTGCTTTCCCATGCGTTATTTCAAAATCTTCCTTCTAAAAGCGTTTTGCTTCCTCCCGTTACCCTAGAGCTTGAACAGCACCCCCTACACATCCATGGGAAAATCCCAGGTGTGTTTTCCCATGGACTCTACCTATGTGCTATAGACCCCAATACTATCGTAAAAAACTCCCCAAAACTTCCCGACACTCTACATGAATTAAAAGAACTGTTAGAAAGATATCTCTCTTCTGCACTCTTACAAATCTCTGGGCAGCTTCCCTATCCCTCCCATATCCGTAAACTATACTCTTTCCATGCTTATGAAGAGCTTCCTTTACCTTTTTCCGATCCCCAAGACTACCTAAGAAATGCTATAGACGTATATCACACTATGTGTTCTACTCCTATCCCCCTACTCTCTGCTGCATGTTGGAAGCTCCTTAATAACCCAGAAAAACTGCAGAAAGAAATACAACGCACTATAGAGGAAGATGCCCAGACTCCAATATTCTCTCTCTTTTGGAATTTCCATCATCGCGACATCCCCCAAGAGCTCCTAAATCTAGATGAACATGTACGCTTAAAAATCCTATCTCTCCAAGGTCAACATGGAAGCTTTTAA
- the recB gene encoding exodeoxyribonuclease V subunit beta: MEAFNIFDPLTSIQGKFFLEASAGTGKTFTIEHIILRALLEDTLSHPDKVLAVTFTNAATNELKQRIHATLRSCLETLSHFDITHKDLPPYLSSQADVKLLYMKIRNAMATVDQMSIFTIHGFCNFVLQQYFPGVQLRPQHPALTHTQVISRHIQDYLSQDLWKQVMSTEQFRLLTIRYNVTSKHTISLIEKLLSSYGEESPSLLPSLQHVQETLNLWHRQLSSHLQNFPKENFYSQLLQCAKGFKKQPFSIDEDLSVFVDLLYSPLPSPKLFSFTKLAQTFQEKHRLMRYRPCAALDLLQNASWQKHTEAFCNVDLIFNTLLYDIQNYLKRHYTPWISPDESIVVLEKLLSSPEAQRIVSSLRERYQLVLIDEFQDTDKKQWNIFSLLFAHENFSGSLFLIGDPKQSIYEWRNADLPTYLKAKSSFPKHSQLYLLNNYRSTPKLMHAINHLFQKISPFLEISGYPPIEYSPLIPKALHEFSSSHAPIHFFPYEDRVSQALWISSEALHLQKHHQIPLGNMAILVSDSSQAFDFITHCSLPVSFSKKKSVLHLTETYLLTLAMLEALLFPENYERISRVLLSSLFGLSASQISQEKERFTTYFLSLRSHLFQHGLLATFYFLCSTQGETLLSTPQGDLIFQEMEKLCSYLDSLSSHPYQQLLHLQFFSETGRWEEELALSLHAQDPNTLKITTIHSSKGLEYDVVFCIGLDTHKKNKSPSESLREMYVACTRAKKQLYIPLSLQKQHSSALSHYLQAVGSYATLEELVTHLIQEQPELFSYSSEAPSFSPLNFDFLPPETFSLSLPSPKKIYSFSSVKLLDSQDPPESLHSSITLSKTHLPLGKKTGLLMHKILEEALLMPHSDLSRIRSIIYPLVQNTHLEGYEPMIEQLLTTVFSFPLTFSSQTFTLEEISKNHMFKEVSFLFSQEEELWQGVIDLFFKHQDHYYIIDWKTSFLGENTSDYTPERLRAYIQKEKLDLQGYIYIDAAQKFLRQFDIHHNVEMGFVFLRGLDTLGNGFFPLEARFSTPTIIQKYPVYH; the protein is encoded by the coding sequence ATGGAAGCTTTTAATATCTTTGATCCGCTCACCTCTATCCAAGGGAAGTTTTTTTTAGAAGCTTCTGCAGGCACAGGAAAAACATTCACTATAGAACACATCATCCTCCGCGCCCTTCTAGAGGATACCTTATCCCATCCCGATAAGGTTTTAGCAGTAACCTTCACTAATGCAGCAACAAACGAGTTAAAACAACGCATTCACGCCACCCTAAGAAGCTGTCTCGAAACTCTTTCCCATTTTGATATCACCCATAAAGATCTCCCCCCCTATCTTTCCTCCCAAGCAGATGTAAAGCTGCTTTACATGAAAATTCGCAATGCTATGGCGACGGTAGATCAGATGTCGATATTTACGATTCATGGCTTTTGTAATTTCGTATTACAACAATATTTTCCTGGAGTCCAATTACGTCCTCAACACCCCGCGCTTACACATACACAGGTAATTTCTCGTCATATCCAAGATTACCTTAGCCAAGACCTTTGGAAACAGGTGATGAGTACAGAACAGTTCCGCTTGCTTACCATCCGCTATAATGTCACCTCTAAACACACAATTTCTCTCATAGAAAAGCTGCTATCTAGTTATGGTGAGGAATCCCCCTCTCTCCTCCCTTCATTACAGCACGTACAAGAAACCCTAAATCTTTGGCATCGTCAGCTCTCGTCGCACCTTCAAAACTTTCCCAAGGAAAATTTTTACTCTCAACTTTTACAGTGTGCTAAAGGCTTTAAAAAACAGCCCTTTTCCATAGATGAAGATCTCTCTGTATTTGTAGATTTACTCTATTCTCCTCTTCCCTCTCCAAAGCTTTTTTCCTTTACTAAGCTTGCTCAAACCTTCCAAGAAAAACACCGTTTGATGCGCTATCGTCCTTGTGCAGCTTTAGATCTTTTACAAAATGCTTCTTGGCAAAAGCATACAGAAGCATTTTGTAATGTGGATCTTATCTTTAATACCTTACTCTATGACATTCAAAACTATTTAAAGCGGCACTATACCCCATGGATTTCTCCTGATGAGAGCATTGTGGTTTTAGAAAAGCTACTTTCCTCCCCTGAAGCCCAAAGGATCGTTTCTTCTTTAAGGGAACGCTACCAACTAGTCCTTATCGATGAATTCCAAGATACTGATAAAAAACAATGGAATATCTTCTCTTTACTCTTTGCTCATGAAAATTTCTCTGGATCCCTATTTCTCATTGGGGACCCTAAGCAATCTATTTATGAATGGAGAAACGCTGATCTCCCAACGTATTTAAAAGCCAAGTCTTCTTTCCCTAAACATTCTCAGCTTTACCTCTTAAATAACTACCGCTCCACCCCCAAGCTTATGCATGCCATCAATCACCTGTTCCAAAAGATTTCTCCGTTTTTAGAAATCTCTGGGTATCCCCCTATAGAATACTCTCCTCTCATCCCTAAAGCGCTCCATGAATTCTCTTCTTCCCATGCCCCTATACATTTTTTCCCTTATGAAGATCGCGTTTCCCAAGCCTTATGGATCTCTTCTGAAGCTCTACACTTACAGAAGCACCACCAGATCCCTCTAGGGAACATGGCAATTTTAGTCTCAGACTCTTCTCAAGCTTTTGATTTTATTACGCACTGCTCTCTTCCCGTATCTTTTTCTAAGAAAAAGTCTGTTCTTCATCTTACTGAAACCTACTTGCTAACTCTAGCGATGCTAGAAGCTCTTCTTTTTCCCGAAAACTACGAACGAATAAGCCGCGTTTTGCTTAGCAGCTTATTTGGATTGTCAGCATCTCAAATCTCTCAGGAAAAAGAACGTTTCACAACATATTTCCTTTCCTTACGCTCTCATCTTTTCCAACATGGCTTGTTGGCTACTTTCTATTTTCTCTGCTCAACTCAAGGAGAAACCCTCCTAAGCACCCCACAAGGGGATCTTATCTTTCAAGAAATGGAAAAGCTTTGCAGTTATTTAGATTCTCTTTCTTCCCATCCTTACCAGCAACTGCTGCATCTGCAATTCTTCTCAGAAACAGGAAGGTGGGAAGAAGAGCTTGCTTTATCTTTGCATGCTCAAGATCCGAACACATTAAAGATCACCACGATCCACTCATCTAAAGGGCTGGAATATGACGTTGTTTTTTGTATTGGCCTAGATACCCATAAAAAAAACAAGTCTCCTTCAGAGTCTCTAAGAGAAATGTACGTTGCCTGTACAAGAGCAAAAAAACAGCTTTATATTCCCCTCTCTTTGCAAAAGCAGCACTCCTCTGCTCTTTCTCACTATCTTCAGGCTGTAGGCTCTTATGCTACTCTTGAAGAACTTGTAACCCACCTCATACAAGAGCAACCAGAACTGTTTTCTTATTCCTCAGAAGCACCATCTTTCTCTCCTTTAAATTTTGATTTCCTTCCTCCGGAAACGTTCTCCTTATCCTTGCCCTCCCCAAAAAAAATTTATTCTTTCTCTTCAGTAAAACTACTAGATTCTCAGGATCCTCCAGAATCCTTGCATTCTTCTATAACTCTCTCTAAGACCCATCTACCTCTAGGAAAAAAAACCGGACTCCTGATGCATAAAATCTTGGAAGAGGCGCTCCTAATGCCACATAGTGATCTCTCCCGAATACGTTCTATCATCTATCCTCTCGTACAAAATACCCACCTGGAAGGTTATGAACCCATGATAGAACAGCTGCTAACTACAGTATTTTCTTTTCCTTTAACGTTTTCATCTCAGACATTTACTTTGGAAGAGATCTCAAAAAATCACATGTTTAAGGAGGTCTCTTTTCTTTTCTCTCAAGAAGAAGAGCTGTGGCAGGGGGTTATCGATCTCTTTTTCAAACATCAAGATCATTATTACATTATCGATTGGAAAACTTCCTTTCTTGGAGAAAATACTTCTGACTATACCCCAGAACGGCTCCGAGCTTATATCCAAAAAGAAAAGTTAGATTTGCAAGGATACATTTATATAGATGCTGCTCAAAAGTTCCTTCGACAATTTGATATCCACCACAATGTAGAAATGGGATTTGTATTTCTTCGAGGTCTGGACACCTTAGGAAACGGATTTTTTCCCCTAGAAGCTAGGTTTTCTACTCCCACAATAATCCAAAAATATCCGGTCTATCATTAG
- a CDS encoding aromatic amino acid transaminase translates to MNFFDRLPVFAADSILGLNNAFAEDNRKEKVNFIIGVYEQPQKRYGGLASIRKAQAVIAEEESNKRYLPILGLPAFLEEMRELVFGSVDPQEMVGCQALGGTGALHLGAKLFSMSQLSRKVYIPQQTWGNHIRIFSQEGLDVVRYPYYNADTKSVLFEELEKFLQEAERHSLVLFHCCCHNPTGKDLTENMWERLAVLLKEKELITFFDAAYQGFSEGLEKDRKPIQICISAGNPVFVATCASKNFSLYGERVGYFAVHGGSSEELLKISSCLQEKARGEYSSPCRHGAEIVATILSNPYLKQEWVSELGGIREALAKLREKFVQAMREVTGHTFDFIASQKGFFGYPGFSQKQVAFLREQKAIYTTEGGRFNLNGLTDKNIHHVVQSFAQAYELSDSQ, encoded by the coding sequence ATGAATTTTTTTGATCGATTACCCGTTTTTGCTGCGGACTCTATTCTTGGTTTAAACAATGCATTCGCAGAAGACAACCGCAAAGAGAAAGTGAATTTTATTATTGGTGTATATGAGCAACCTCAAAAGCGTTACGGGGGGCTGGCGAGCATCCGAAAAGCGCAAGCTGTAATTGCTGAAGAAGAGAGCAACAAGAGGTATCTTCCTATTTTGGGGCTGCCTGCGTTTCTAGAGGAAATGCGAGAGTTGGTATTTGGTTCAGTAGATCCTCAGGAGATGGTGGGATGTCAGGCTTTGGGAGGCACGGGAGCGCTGCATTTAGGAGCAAAGCTGTTTTCTATGTCTCAGCTTTCTAGGAAGGTATACATTCCCCAACAGACTTGGGGGAATCATATAAGAATTTTCTCTCAAGAGGGTTTGGATGTTGTTCGTTATCCTTACTATAATGCAGATACGAAAAGTGTGTTATTTGAAGAGTTAGAAAAGTTCTTGCAGGAAGCAGAAAGACATTCTCTAGTTCTGTTTCATTGTTGCTGTCATAATCCTACAGGTAAGGATTTAACAGAGAATATGTGGGAAAGACTTGCAGTTCTTCTTAAGGAAAAAGAGCTCATTACTTTTTTTGATGCAGCTTATCAGGGTTTCTCTGAAGGTCTAGAAAAGGATAGAAAGCCCATACAGATTTGTATTTCTGCTGGGAATCCTGTATTTGTTGCTACTTGTGCTAGTAAGAATTTTAGCCTTTATGGAGAGCGCGTAGGGTATTTTGCGGTTCATGGGGGATCTTCGGAAGAACTGCTAAAAATTTCTTCTTGTTTGCAGGAAAAAGCTCGAGGGGAATATTCCTCTCCGTGTAGGCATGGAGCGGAGATTGTCGCGACAATTTTAAGTAATCCGTATTTGAAGCAGGAATGGGTGTCGGAGTTAGGGGGGATTCGAGAGGCTTTGGCGAAGTTGCGAGAAAAATTTGTCCAAGCGATGCGAGAGGTTACAGGACATACATTTGATTTTATCGCATCTCAGAAGGGATTTTTCGGATATCCTGGATTTTCTCAGAAGCAGGTAGCATTTTTGCGAGAGCAGAAAGCAATATATACAACAGAAGGCGGAAGGTTTAATTTAAATGGACTTACAGATAAAAATATTCATCATGTAGTTCAAAGTTTTGCTCAAGCCTATGAGTTATCTGATTCGCAATAA
- a CDS encoding rod shape-determining protein MreC codes for MSYLIRNKKSKYAIYVFVCCGVLGCWSIPKEISESLQGGFVALYSRVFPKPELSSSQHSVLDVENLLLKEYITTLKQKFLSKEVSQQQPPLFSEILSPYFQNLIEGRVIYRDPAHWASSCWVDVGKDKGVKKNSPVLSGKVLVGLVDYVGEKQSRVRLITDEGMKPSVIAMRGNIQIWWIQQKINELSCLLEWLPHNYILEKDKYEKLSQLRELSESIQSEGDNQESLRGTLSGVGGPLWKQETMVLRGEGFCFEEGKTLCPEDILVTTGLDGVFPPGLPVAKVSKVIPPRDGACAFNIKAEPLESQISTLSHLFILPPMEFNPNDRPDIFGLLWE; via the coding sequence ATGAGTTATCTGATTCGCAATAAGAAATCGAAATATGCTATTTATGTTTTCGTTTGTTGTGGGGTGCTGGGATGCTGGAGTATCCCTAAAGAAATTAGCGAGTCTTTACAAGGGGGATTTGTAGCTCTGTATTCTCGGGTGTTTCCTAAACCAGAGCTTTCCTCGTCACAACACTCTGTTTTGGATGTAGAAAATCTTTTATTAAAGGAATACATTACCACCTTAAAACAGAAGTTTTTATCTAAGGAGGTTTCTCAGCAGCAACCTCCTTTATTTTCTGAAATCTTATCTCCATATTTCCAAAATCTTATTGAGGGAAGGGTTATTTATCGTGATCCTGCACATTGGGCAAGCTCGTGTTGGGTAGATGTCGGGAAGGACAAAGGAGTAAAGAAGAATTCTCCTGTGCTTTCGGGAAAGGTGCTAGTTGGTCTTGTGGATTATGTAGGAGAAAAGCAATCTCGTGTACGGTTAATTACGGATGAAGGCATGAAGCCTTCTGTAATTGCAATGCGAGGGAATATTCAGATTTGGTGGATACAACAGAAGATAAACGAGTTATCTTGCTTATTGGAATGGTTGCCCCATAATTACATTCTTGAAAAAGACAAGTATGAAAAGCTCTCCCAGCTTAGAGAGCTGTCAGAATCTATTCAATCTGAAGGAGACAACCAAGAGTCTCTTCGGGGAACGCTTTCTGGAGTAGGTGGGCCCTTATGGAAACAGGAAACAATGGTATTACGAGGAGAAGGGTTTTGTTTCGAAGAAGGTAAAACCCTGTGTCCTGAAGATATTCTTGTTACCACAGGATTAGATGGAGTATTTCCTCCAGGACTTCCTGTCGCTAAGGTTTCTAAGGTGATCCCCCCTAGAGATGGAGCATGTGCTTTTAATATCAAAGCAGAGCCTTTGGAATCACAAATATCTACGTTGTCGCATCTTTTTATTTTACCCCCAATGGAATTTAATCCTAATGATAGACCGGATATTTTTGGATTATTGTGGGAGTAG
- a CDS encoding rhodanese-related sulfurtransferase, producing the protein MEKNYYALAYYCITPVDNPHEEIALHKNFLESKDVSCRIYISEQGINGQFSGYQPDAESYMSWLKERPAFSQVKFKIHHIQENIFPRITVKYRKELVAVDYAVDFSLQGKHISPQEWHEKLEENRCLVLDVRNNYEWKIGHFENAVLPDIRTFREFPAYADTLLEKYSADTPVMMYCTGGIRCELYSAILLEKGFSTVYQLDGGVIAYGQKVGTGKWLGKLFVFDDRLAIPIDETHTDIAPISTCSQCDQPCDTYYNCANTDCNNLFLCCEKCISTQKGCCSQECAHAPRIRKFDCSRGNKPFRRAHLCEIENQEMSSSCCCSI; encoded by the coding sequence ATGGAAAAAAATTATTACGCACTAGCTTACTACTGTATTACACCTGTGGACAATCCACATGAGGAAATTGCTTTGCACAAGAATTTTTTAGAAAGCAAAGATGTTTCTTGTCGCATTTATATTTCTGAGCAAGGCATCAACGGGCAGTTTAGTGGATATCAACCTGATGCAGAAAGTTACATGTCTTGGCTAAAAGAGCGCCCTGCGTTTTCTCAGGTTAAATTTAAAATTCATCATATACAAGAAAATATCTTCCCGCGGATTACGGTGAAGTACCGCAAAGAACTTGTTGCTGTTGATTATGCTGTAGACTTTTCCTTACAAGGAAAACATATTTCTCCACAAGAATGGCATGAGAAACTCGAAGAAAACCGTTGTCTTGTTTTAGATGTTCGCAATAACTATGAATGGAAAATAGGACATTTCGAAAATGCTGTTTTACCGGACATTCGGACATTTCGAGAATTTCCTGCATATGCCGACACTCTTCTTGAAAAATATAGCGCAGATACCCCTGTCATGATGTATTGCACTGGAGGAATCCGCTGTGAGTTATATTCTGCGATTTTATTAGAGAAAGGGTTTTCTACTGTCTATCAACTCGATGGAGGCGTAATAGCCTACGGTCAAAAGGTCGGCACAGGGAAGTGGCTCGGGAAGCTATTTGTTTTTGACGACCGGCTGGCGATACCTATTGATGAAACCCATACGGATATTGCTCCGATCTCTACATGTTCTCAATGTGATCAGCCTTGTGACACCTATTACAACTGTGCAAACACAGATTGTAACAACCTCTTCCTTTGTTGTGAGAAGTGTATCTCTACACAAAAGGGCTGCTGCTCTCAAGAGTGTGCTCATGCCCCTCGTATCCGAAAGTTTGATTGCTCCCGAGGAAACAAACCTTTCCGCAGGGCTCATCTTTGTGAGATAGAAAATCAAGAGATGTCAAGTTCTTGTTGCTGCTCTATATAA